In one window of Candidatus Margulisiibacteriota bacterium DNA:
- the folK gene encoding 2-amino-4-hydroxy-6-hydroxymethyldihydropteridine diphosphokinase, with translation MAKKKVRKAAPAKKGKGKKAAKKGGLVTVYLGLGSNVGDREEFVEQAVFLLEKNPNIQVTKRSANYETDPEGGSEQPKFINAAVEIRTKLAPQKLLDFCQEIEAALGRERELEWGPRTMDIDILLYDDLIYSDDTLQVPHPLMHERLFVLKPLKEIAPRMIHPVLEKTIEAIYDERKAEHGETYDDELPGFKEIKGATLDDFERW, from the coding sequence ATGGCAAAGAAAAAAGTCAGGAAAGCCGCCCCGGCGAAAAAGGGGAAGGGGAAAAAGGCAGCTAAAAAAGGCGGACTGGTGACCGTTTATTTGGGTCTTGGCTCTAATGTGGGAGACCGCGAAGAGTTTGTCGAACAGGCGGTCTTTCTGCTGGAGAAAAACCCGAACATCCAGGTGACGAAGCGCTCCGCCAATTACGAGACCGACCCGGAAGGGGGGAGCGAACAGCCAAAGTTCATTAACGCGGCGGTCGAGATCAGGACCAAGCTGGCGCCGCAAAAACTTCTGGACTTCTGCCAGGAGATCGAAGCGGCGCTTGGGCGGGAAAGAGAGTTGGAATGGGGACCGCGGACAATGGATATCGATATCCTGTTGTACGACGATCTGATCTATTCAGACGACACCCTCCAGGTCCCTCATCCGCTGATGCACGAGAGGCTATTTGTCCTGAAGCCGTTAAAGGAGATCGCCCCGCGGATGATCCACCCGGTCCTGGAAAAAACGATCGAAGCGATCTATGACGAGCGGAAAGCGGAGCATGGCGAGACCTACGATGACGAACTCCCCGGGTTCAAGGAGATCAAGGGGGCGACTTTGGACGATTTCGAACGCTGGTAA
- the rimI gene encoding ribosomal protein S18-alanine N-acetyltransferase yields MIEIIPLKDKDIKQVVEIESRSFSFPKPESIFREDEHKYLVAREGNKVVGYIGIEKILDETHIINMAVDPDYRGKGIAKRLMQHVLNDDDVFFLEVRTSNDQAKKVYERYGFKIISTRKAYYPDGEDALVMRRIPFE; encoded by the coding sequence ATGATCGAGATCATTCCCTTGAAAGACAAGGATATTAAGCAGGTCGTGGAGATCGAAAGCCGCTCTTTCAGCTTTCCCAAACCGGAGTCGATCTTCCGCGAAGATGAACATAAGTATCTGGTAGCCAGAGAAGGGAATAAGGTTGTCGGTTACATCGGGATTGAAAAGATCCTGGACGAGACCCACATTATTAATATGGCGGTCGACCCGGATTACCGGGGAAAGGGGATCGCCAAACGGTTGATGCAGCATGTTTTAAACGATGATGATGTCTTTTTTCTTGAGGTGCGGACATCTAACGACCAGGCGAAAAAAGTTTATGAGCGATATGGGTTTAAGATAATCAGCACCAGGAAAGCTTACTATCCGGACGGCGAAGACGCCCTGGTGATGAGGAGGATCCCCTTTGAGTAA
- the tilS gene encoding tRNA lysidine(34) synthetase TilS codes for MIKDSFLDAIAEYQMFLPGETVLVAVSGGPDSCALLSLLNDHKEKLGISLHVAHLNHMLRKNDAELDLRFVEGLAQKMGLPISVESRDVAALAAAERRGIEEAARIARYEFFERLADTIGAQKIAVGHTAEDNIETFLMRLLRGSGLKGLCSIPARRGRIVRPLIKVWRREVEDYVSALKIIPRRDYTNYESKYMRNSIRLKLVPQLKLYNMNIKDILLQTVLMLNEDRYYLENETEEVFEKLILEEQTGKVRLDLKKLQTYPLAIKRHLLRLAIEKVKGDLNQLAFAHVRSIIDQLGAKEKWELHLPDGIFVFGDGSALTISRERLKTVKIEPFRYAVAVPGETPIPEIGLKVKVSEGEKLDKAGPETAYVDQETLGRDIVVRNKLPGDRFHPLGFSGTKKLQDFFVDEKIPQEKRDAVPVFESAGRVIWLGGLRLDDRSKVTPQTKRVVKFELLPIK; via the coding sequence ATGATCAAAGATAGTTTTCTTGACGCGATCGCGGAATACCAGATGTTTTTACCGGGGGAGACGGTTTTGGTCGCCGTTTCCGGCGGACCGGATTCCTGCGCCCTCTTGAGCCTGCTCAACGACCACAAAGAAAAGCTTGGGATCTCCCTGCATGTCGCCCATCTTAACCACATGCTCCGGAAAAATGACGCGGAACTTGACCTCCGTTTTGTAGAAGGGCTGGCCCAGAAAATGGGACTGCCGATCAGCGTTGAATCGCGCGATGTGGCGGCGCTGGCGGCGGCCGAGCGGCGTGGGATCGAAGAAGCGGCTAGGATCGCCCGTTACGAGTTTTTTGAAAGGCTGGCTGATACGATCGGCGCCCAAAAGATCGCGGTCGGCCATACCGCCGAAGATAACATCGAAACGTTTTTAATGCGGCTCCTGCGCGGCTCGGGCCTGAAAGGGTTATGCAGTATCCCGGCCCGGCGGGGGCGGATCGTCAGGCCGCTGATCAAGGTCTGGCGTCGCGAAGTTGAAGATTACGTCAGCGCGTTAAAGATCATTCCCCGCCGCGACTATACTAACTATGAATCAAAATATATGCGGAACAGCATTCGCCTGAAACTGGTCCCCCAGCTCAAGCTTTACAACATGAATATTAAGGATATTCTGCTTCAGACGGTCCTGATGCTCAATGAGGACCGGTATTACCTGGAGAATGAGACGGAAGAGGTGTTTGAGAAGCTTATTTTAGAGGAGCAGACAGGGAAGGTTAGGCTCGACCTGAAAAAACTTCAAACGTATCCGCTGGCGATCAAGCGGCATCTGCTCCGTTTGGCGATCGAAAAGGTCAAAGGGGATCTGAACCAGCTTGCCTTTGCCCATGTCCGCTCCATTATCGACCAGCTGGGGGCCAAAGAGAAGTGGGAGCTCCATCTCCCAGACGGGATCTTTGTTTTTGGGGACGGGTCGGCTTTGACGATCAGCCGGGAACGCTTAAAAACGGTCAAGATCGAGCCGTTCCGCTACGCGGTCGCGGTGCCGGGGGAGACCCCGATCCCGGAGATCGGTTTGAAAGTGAAGGTTTCCGAAGGGGAGAAGCTGGATAAAGCGGGGCCGGAGACCGCTTATGTCGACCAGGAAACGCTGGGCCGGGATATTGTCGTCAGAAATAAACTGCCGGGGGACCGTTTCCACCCTCTCGGTTTTTCCGGAACAAAAAAACTGCAGGATTTTTTCGTTGACGAAAAGATCCCGCAGGAAAAACGGGACGCTGTTCCGGTCTTTGAAAGCGCCGGCCGGGTCATTTGGCTCGGTGGGCTTCGCCTGGATGACCGCTCCAAGGTTACCCCTCAAACCAAGCGGGTGGTCAAATTTGAGCTCCTGCCAATTAAATAA
- the folP gene encoding dihydropteroate synthase yields the protein MRIIEINNTNEAARELAAIGVDPAGIRLMAPKASFRSLKVSALRPVAANILKQEALSFGAEAATAYGSINHSVKATDVIICGTIRQLLTLAKKLKAHQFGLPAVGTEVEALLAKTSAPPASLKIGKKSWHFGGRTYIMGVVNVTPDSFSDGGKFYSPEEAARQALKLHADGADIIDIGGESTRPGARTVPAKEEIARVLPVIKKLAGKLLLSIDTRKADVARVALDAGADLVNDVSGLRYDRKMAATVARYKVPVCVMHAQGGPVTMQRSPRYNDLMGEICSFLEESLEIGTNAGILPDKFVIDPGLGFGKKIEHNLEIVRRLGELRSLGRPVLVGPSRKSMIGQVLGKPAGERLFGTAAAVALAVQNGADIVRVHDVAEIKQVIKMTDAIVRRK from the coding sequence ATGAGAATCATTGAGATCAACAATACAAATGAAGCAGCCAGGGAGTTAGCGGCGATCGGCGTTGATCCGGCCGGGATCAGGCTGATGGCCCCCAAAGCGAGCTTCCGCTCTCTCAAGGTCTCCGCACTCCGGCCGGTAGCCGCCAATATCTTAAAGCAGGAGGCCCTTTCCTTTGGCGCGGAAGCGGCGACCGCGTACGGTTCGATCAACCATTCGGTCAAAGCGACCGACGTGATCATTTGCGGGACCATTCGCCAGTTGCTGACCCTCGCGAAAAAACTCAAGGCTCACCAGTTTGGCCTGCCGGCGGTTGGGACCGAAGTTGAAGCGCTCCTGGCCAAAACCAGCGCTCCTCCGGCTTCTCTGAAGATCGGGAAAAAGAGCTGGCATTTTGGTGGTCGGACATATATTATGGGGGTCGTCAATGTTACCCCCGACTCTTTTTCTGACGGCGGTAAATTTTACTCCCCTGAAGAGGCGGCCCGGCAGGCGCTCAAGCTCCACGCCGACGGGGCCGATATCATTGATATCGGCGGAGAATCGACCAGGCCTGGAGCGCGGACCGTTCCGGCCAAGGAAGAAATCGCCCGGGTCTTGCCGGTGATCAAGAAGCTGGCCGGTAAACTATTGCTGTCGATCGATACCAGGAAAGCGGATGTTGCCCGGGTAGCGCTGGACGCTGGGGCTGACCTGGTCAACGACGTCAGCGGATTGCGCTACGACCGGAAAATGGCGGCGACGGTCGCCAGGTACAAAGTCCCGGTTTGCGTGATGCATGCCCAGGGGGGGCCGGTTACAATGCAAAGATCTCCCCGGTATAACGATCTGATGGGGGAGATCTGTTCATTTTTGGAAGAGAGCCTTGAAATCGGGACAAATGCTGGTATACTGCCTGATAAATTTGTGATCGATCCCGGGCTGGGTTTTGGCAAAAAGATCGAACATAATTTGGAGATCGTCAGGCGGCTTGGAGAATTGAGAAGCCTTGGCAGACCGGTTCTTGTCGGCCCTTCAAGAAAATCGATGATCGGACAGGTTCTGGGCAAACCGGCTGGTGAGCGTCTCTTCGGAACGGCCGCCGCTGTCGCGCTGGCGGTCCAAAACGGAGCGGATATAGTCCGGGTCCATGATGTAGCAGAAATAAAACAAGTGATCAAGATGACCGACGCAATTGTTAGGAGGAAATGA
- a CDS encoding homocysteine S-methyltransferase family protein translates to MSKFISELKDRILLIDGAMGTELMARGIRPDDCFDAQNLKNPEAVYSVHKAYAEAGADILETNTFGANRIKLGEYGLADKVKEINEAAVRLARRAIGEKGFVCGSIGPIGQLLEPMGSLSFDQAVETFAEQANALTDAGADLLCFETISDLQEMRAGVLAAKNETSLPVIASMTYDEGEVTVSGTTPEAAAVVLEAIGADIL, encoded by the coding sequence TTGAGTAAATTTATCAGTGAATTAAAGGACCGGATCCTGTTGATTGACGGCGCCATGGGGACCGAACTGATGGCCCGGGGGATCAGGCCGGACGACTGCTTTGACGCCCAAAACCTAAAGAACCCGGAAGCGGTCTACTCCGTCCATAAGGCTTACGCCGAGGCGGGGGCCGACATCCTCGAAACTAACACCTTTGGCGCCAACCGGATCAAGCTGGGCGAGTATGGCCTGGCTGATAAGGTTAAAGAGATCAATGAAGCGGCAGTCAGACTGGCCCGCCGGGCGATCGGAGAAAAGGGTTTTGTCTGCGGTTCGATCGGGCCGATCGGCCAGCTTTTAGAACCGATGGGGTCGCTATCTTTCGATCAAGCGGTCGAAACCTTTGCCGAGCAGGCCAACGCGCTGACCGACGCGGGGGCTGATCTCCTCTGTTTTGAAACGATCTCCGACCTGCAGGAAATGCGGGCGGGGGTGCTGGCTGCCAAAAATGAAACATCTTTGCCGGTTATTGCCAGTATGACCTATGATGAAGGGGAAGTGACCGTTTCCGGAACCACGCCGGAAGCGGCGGCGGTTGTCCTTGAGGCGATCGGCGCTGATATTCTTT
- the tsaE gene encoding tRNA (adenosine(37)-N6)-threonylcarbamoyltransferase complex ATPase subunit type 1 TsaE, with product MTNSPGSRRSRGRLWTISNAGKLKTVITKSAEETIELGRKIGALLRPNEVIALIGDLGAGKTTLCQGIAHGVGVKDYVTSPTFIIINEHAGRLPFFHIDLYRLENLDEIEELGIEEYFSRGGVCLIEWAERMWKLLPATAEKIEIEMKGENERKICVSSGLAARLK from the coding sequence ATGACGAACTCCCCGGGTTCAAGGAGATCAAGGGGGCGACTTTGGACGATTTCGAACGCTGGTAAATTGAAAACGGTCATTACAAAAAGCGCCGAAGAGACCATTGAGCTTGGCCGGAAAATCGGTGCTTTGCTCCGCCCCAATGAGGTGATCGCCTTGATCGGTGATCTGGGGGCGGGGAAGACGACCTTGTGCCAGGGGATCGCCCACGGGGTTGGGGTCAAGGATTATGTTACCTCGCCGACTTTTATTATTATAAACGAACATGCCGGCCGGCTCCCTTTTTTTCATATTGACCTCTATCGACTGGAAAACCTTGATGAGATCGAAGAGCTGGGGATCGAGGAATATTTTAGCCGGGGAGGAGTTTGCCTGATCGAGTGGGCGGAGCGGATGTGGAAGCTCCTTCCGGCGACCGCGGAAAAGATCGAGATCGAAATGAAGGGCGAAAATGAGAGGAAAATATGCGTATCCTCGGGATTAGCAGCGCGACTAAAGTAG
- a CDS encoding response regulator, with amino-acid sequence MSDNVKIIVIDDEPSVLESFKMILKIKDYDVTTFPDGPTALAGIEKGKFDLAFVDYKLPGMDGLEVLKKIKELDPSIEVIIVTAYATESSHANAITLGALEYLRKPFLMEEIYELVERGLRRKRTKASRRDENGPSLTGIH; translated from the coding sequence TTGTCAGACAACGTCAAGATCATAGTTATAGACGATGAACCATCGGTTTTGGAATCGTTTAAAATGATCCTCAAGATCAAGGATTATGATGTTACGACCTTCCCTGACGGTCCAACCGCCCTGGCCGGGATTGAAAAGGGAAAATTCGACCTTGCCTTTGTCGATTACAAGCTCCCCGGCATGGATGGCCTGGAAGTTTTAAAAAAGATCAAAGAGCTTGACCCATCGATCGAGGTCATTATTGTCACCGCTTACGCGACCGAATCGTCGCACGCCAACGCCATTACCCTGGGAGCCCTGGAATACCTGCGCAAACCGTTCCTGATGGAAGAAATTTATGAACTGGTTGAACGTGGCCTCCGCCGCAAACGGACTAAAGCAAGCCGCCGGGACGAAAACGGCCCATCGCTGACCGGGATCCACTAA
- the nadA gene encoding quinolinate synthase NadA has product MGSLAEKINKLKELRQAVLLAHNYQPGEVQDVADYVGDSLGLSIEAAKTAAKVIVFCGVDFMAETAAILSPDKTVLVPESNAGCPMANMIDAAKLRALKAEHSGVPVVCYVNSSAAVKAESNICCTSANAAAVVRSLPDKEILFVPDKFLGQNTQKAVPEKKLYLFDGYCPTHAKIMPQHIVQARGRHQGIKVLVHPECRPDVVALADAALSTDGMLRYVKNSPDRGFIIGTEIGIIHRLNKENPDKDFYPLTDLAVCPNMKMTTLEKVLWSLEDMKAVVQVDEATRGKAKIAIDRMLAVGRQE; this is encoded by the coding sequence GTGGGATCATTAGCCGAAAAGATAAATAAGTTGAAAGAGCTGCGCCAGGCGGTGCTCTTGGCCCATAACTACCAGCCGGGGGAGGTCCAGGATGTTGCCGATTACGTCGGTGACTCGCTTGGCCTGTCGATCGAAGCGGCGAAGACAGCCGCCAAAGTGATCGTTTTTTGCGGGGTCGACTTTATGGCCGAAACCGCCGCGATACTTTCGCCTGACAAAACTGTCCTGGTCCCGGAGAGCAACGCCGGCTGTCCCATGGCCAACATGATCGACGCGGCCAAATTACGCGCCTTAAAAGCTGAACATTCAGGCGTACCGGTCGTTTGTTACGTCAATTCCAGTGCCGCGGTCAAGGCCGAATCCAATATCTGTTGCACCTCGGCCAACGCCGCCGCGGTCGTCCGCTCTCTGCCGGATAAAGAGATTCTTTTTGTCCCGGATAAATTCCTGGGACAAAACACGCAGAAAGCGGTTCCCGAAAAAAAACTCTATCTTTTTGACGGTTATTGTCCGACCCACGCTAAAATTATGCCGCAACACATTGTACAAGCTCGGGGAAGGCATCAAGGGATCAAGGTTTTGGTCCACCCGGAATGTCGGCCCGATGTGGTCGCCTTGGCAGATGCCGCGTTATCGACTGACGGCATGTTGCGGTACGTAAAAAACTCACCCGACCGAGGGTTCATTATCGGGACAGAGATCGGGATCATCCACCGGCTGAACAAAGAAAATCCCGATAAAGACTTTTATCCGCTGACCGACCTGGCGGTCTGCCCGAACATGAAAATGACGACCCTGGAAAAAGTCCTCTGGTCGCTGGAGGATATGAAGGCGGTAGTTCAGGTGGATGAGGCGACAAGGGGAAAGGCCAAAATAGCGATCGATCGGATGCTGGCGGTCGGGCGGCAGGAATAA
- the tsaB gene encoding tRNA (adenosine(37)-N6)-threonylcarbamoyltransferase complex dimerization subunit type 1 TsaB, with amino-acid sequence MRILGISSATKVVSIGLIDESRVLVETTVAGSQSERIIFYVKEAGIEPEQIDAVAVAIGPGSYSGLRGSVTAAKTLAQALKVPIASVNTLEAIAFNLIDIHGTMAVMLEARADEYNFALFSAKEGKLQRLTDDLVMKQAQIVAKLKGVTGELHLVGATQGLRADLAGSNYLFADETHSIPYGINVARLGLARIKAGQQEDPLSLAPQYSHRPNIREYPH; translated from the coding sequence ATGCGTATCCTCGGGATTAGCAGCGCGACTAAAGTAGTCAGCATCGGACTGATCGATGAAAGCAGGGTTTTGGTCGAAACGACCGTGGCCGGCAGTCAGTCGGAGCGGATCATCTTCTACGTAAAAGAAGCGGGGATCGAACCGGAACAGATCGACGCGGTTGCCGTAGCGATCGGTCCCGGTTCTTATTCTGGTTTGCGCGGGAGCGTCACCGCCGCGAAAACGCTGGCCCAGGCGTTAAAGGTCCCGATTGCCTCCGTGAACACGCTGGAAGCAATTGCTTTCAATTTAATTGATATTCATGGGACGATGGCGGTCATGTTGGAGGCCAGAGCCGACGAGTATAATTTTGCCCTCTTCAGCGCCAAAGAGGGAAAACTTCAACGCTTAACCGATGATCTGGTAATGAAGCAGGCTCAGATCGTCGCGAAGCTAAAAGGTGTGACCGGCGAGCTTCACCTGGTCGGCGCGACCCAGGGGTTGAGAGCAGACTTGGCTGGAAGCAATTACTTGTTTGCTGATGAAACGCACTCAATCCCTTACGGGATAAATGTCGCCAGGCTCGGTCTGGCCAGGATCAAAGCGGGCCAGCAGGAAGATCCGCTGAGCCTGGCCCCCCAATACTCGCACCGCCCTAATATCCGTGAATACCCTCACTAA
- the mnmA gene encoding tRNA 2-thiouridine(34) synthase MnmA, giving the protein MGELSVKNKVLIAMSGGVDSSVAAALLKEQEYDLIGVTMTLYCSNSASERSCCSASAAADAKKVADRLGFPHYTINFKDDFQRSVIHNFIEEYKAGRTPNPCVRCNQFLKFDLLPRKAREMGAEFVATGHYARIMANDQFQMTNEGKASYILFKGKDPKKDQSYFLYRLTQGQLAHTLFPLGELTKEEVRLKARALGLPVAEKKESQEICFIEDDNYGRFLREKVPEVVRPGPIIDKYGNKVGEHEGLVFFTIGQRKGVGAHREPRYVIGLDNAKNAVVIGSKEETYGTELTAEDLSFISGRLPVGPLAVTAKIRYNAVEAAATVTRDQEGAARVVFAKPQLAITPGQSVVFYKGEEVLGGGIISRKDK; this is encoded by the coding sequence AGTATGACCTGATCGGGGTCACCATGACCCTTTATTGTTCAAATAGCGCCTCGGAGAGGAGCTGCTGCTCGGCTTCGGCGGCAGCTGATGCCAAAAAGGTTGCCGACCGGCTCGGCTTTCCCCACTACACGATCAATTTTAAGGACGACTTCCAGCGGTCGGTCATTCATAATTTTATTGAAGAATACAAAGCTGGACGCACTCCTAACCCCTGCGTCCGCTGTAATCAATTCTTGAAGTTCGACCTGTTACCGCGCAAAGCGCGGGAGATGGGGGCGGAATTTGTGGCGACGGGGCACTACGCAAGAATAATGGCCAATGACCAATTTCAAATGACAAATGAAGGTAAAGCCAGTTATATATTATTTAAAGGGAAGGACCCCAAAAAAGACCAGTCGTATTTTCTCTATCGGTTGACGCAGGGACAGCTGGCCCACACTTTATTCCCGTTAGGAGAGCTGACCAAGGAAGAGGTTAGGCTAAAGGCAAGGGCCCTTGGTTTGCCGGTAGCCGAGAAAAAGGAGAGCCAGGAGATCTGTTTTATTGAAGACGACAACTATGGGCGGTTCCTGCGGGAAAAGGTTCCTGAAGTGGTCAGGCCGGGCCCGATCATTGATAAGTACGGGAACAAAGTGGGCGAGCACGAAGGGCTTGTTTTTTTCACTATCGGCCAGCGGAAAGGGGTGGGGGCGCACCGGGAGCCGCGTTATGTTATTGGCCTTGATAATGCGAAGAACGCGGTAGTTATCGGGTCGAAGGAAGAGACTTACGGGACAGAATTGACCGCAGAAGATCTTTCTTTTATTTCCGGCCGTCTGCCAGTCGGGCCGTTAGCGGTGACCGCGAAAATTAGATATAATGCGGTTGAAGCGGCAGCGACGGTGACCAGGGATCAGGAAGGAGCGGCCAGGGTTGTTTTTGCAAAGCCGCAGTTGGCGATCACTCCGGGGCAATCGGTCGTTTTTTATAAAGGGGAGGAAGTATTAGGTGGTGGGATCATTAGCCGAAAAGATAAATAA